The Flavobacteriaceae bacterium 3519-10 genome includes a window with the following:
- a CDS encoding Excinuclease ABC subunit B — MRFQLQSEYKPTGDQPVAIDKLTKGLEIGEKYQTLLGVTGSGKTFTVANVVNNVQKPTLVLAHNKTLAAQLFMEFKEFFPDNAVEYFVSYYDYYQPEAFIASTNTYIEKDLSINEEVEKLRLSASASLLSGRRDVLIVASVSCIYGIGNPSEFNKSLIELKKSSKITRTDFLHKLVNALYSRTLNEFTRGTFRVKGDVIDVYPAYADNAVRVQFFGDEIEKIYSFNPLTGNIMSDFDEMNIYPANLFVTSKETQVGAIREIQDDMVKQVDFFNSIEKPFEAKRLQERTELDLEMMKELGYCSGIENYSRYFDRRLPGTRPFCLLDYFPKDFLMVIDESHVTVPQVHAMYGGDRSRKEVLVEHGFRLPAAMDNRPLKFEEFEAMQNQVIYVSATPADYELEKSGGEYVEQIIRPTGLLDPIIDIRPSINQIDDLIEEIRKRTEVDERVLVTTLTKKMAEELTKYFTRFGIRTRYIHSDVETLERIQIMQDLRVGLFDVLVGVNLLREGLDLPEVSLVAILDADKEGMLRSRRSLVQTIGRAARNVNGRAILYADKITVSMQRAIDETNYRRQKQMEYNEKHGLVPTSLNKKISEILVGRSKDFPDPKYTQKEILKQVAEDKANYGKDAQVLIAEKQKAMEAAARNLDFIKAAKLRDEIAALKAT; from the coding sequence ATGCGATTTCAACTTCAATCTGAATATAAACCGACTGGCGACCAACCGGTTGCCATCGATAAATTAACCAAAGGCCTTGAAATTGGTGAAAAATACCAGACCTTACTGGGTGTAACCGGCTCCGGAAAAACGTTTACAGTCGCCAATGTAGTGAATAATGTGCAGAAACCGACGCTGGTTTTAGCACACAACAAAACTCTGGCTGCGCAGCTTTTCATGGAATTCAAAGAGTTTTTTCCTGATAACGCCGTAGAATATTTCGTGAGTTATTACGATTATTATCAGCCCGAAGCTTTCATTGCTTCCACGAACACCTACATCGAGAAAGATCTGTCGATTAACGAGGAAGTGGAAAAACTTCGTTTATCTGCCTCCGCAAGCTTGCTTTCGGGTAGACGCGATGTTCTTATCGTGGCTTCTGTTTCCTGTATTTACGGCATCGGGAACCCCTCAGAATTCAATAAGTCCCTGATTGAACTTAAGAAAAGTTCAAAGATAACCCGCACGGATTTTCTTCATAAACTCGTAAACGCTTTATATTCAAGAACTTTGAATGAATTTACACGTGGTACTTTCCGTGTGAAAGGCGATGTAATTGATGTATATCCGGCCTACGCAGATAACGCCGTTCGCGTTCAGTTTTTCGGTGATGAGATCGAAAAAATCTACAGTTTCAATCCGCTGACTGGAAATATAATGTCCGATTTTGACGAGATGAATATCTATCCGGCGAATCTGTTTGTTACTTCAAAGGAAACGCAGGTTGGCGCGATACGCGAAATTCAGGATGATATGGTTAAACAGGTGGATTTTTTCAATTCAATTGAAAAACCCTTTGAGGCCAAACGTCTTCAAGAAAGAACCGAACTTGATCTCGAAATGATGAAAGAACTCGGGTACTGCAGTGGAATCGAAAATTATTCACGTTATTTTGACCGCCGATTACCCGGAACGCGCCCGTTTTGCCTGCTCGATTATTTTCCAAAAGATTTCCTGATGGTCATCGACGAAAGCCATGTTACGGTCCCACAGGTCCATGCAATGTACGGCGGCGACAGAAGCCGTAAAGAGGTTTTGGTGGAACATGGTTTCCGACTTCCGGCTGCGATGGACAACCGCCCGCTGAAGTTTGAAGAATTCGAAGCGATGCAGAACCAGGTGATTTATGTATCGGCCACGCCCGCAGATTATGAACTTGAAAAAAGTGGTGGCGAGTATGTGGAGCAGATTATTCGCCCGACAGGACTGTTGGATCCAATTATTGATATCCGGCCGTCAATCAATCAAATTGATGATCTGATCGAAGAAATCCGTAAACGAACGGAAGTGGACGAGCGCGTTTTGGTGACGACTTTAACCAAGAAAATGGCCGAAGAACTTACTAAATATTTTACAAGATTTGGTATTCGTACACGCTATATCCACTCCGACGTTGAAACGCTGGAAAGAATCCAGATCATGCAGGATCTTCGGGTTGGTCTTTTCGATGTTTTAGTGGGTGTTAATTTGCTTCGTGAAGGTTTGGATTTACCTGAAGTTTCTCTGGTTGCCATTTTGGATGCCGATAAAGAAGGAATGTTGAGGTCCCGCAGATCTTTAGTTCAGACAATAGGTCGTGCCGCGCGAAACGTGAATGGCCGTGCTATTCTGTATGCTGACAAAATTACGGTTTCGATGCAGCGTGCAATTGATGAAACCAATTACCGCCGCCAGAAACAGATGGAATACAATGAGAAACATGGTTTGGTGCCAACCTCTTTGAATAAGAAGATTTCCGAAATTTTGGTGGGCCGGAGCAAAGATTTCCCGGACCCGAAATATACCCAGAAAGAAATTCTGAAGCAGGTTGCCGAAGACAAGGCGAATTATGGAAAAGACGCGCAAGTTCTTATCGCCGAAAAGCAAAAGGCAATGGAAGCCGCTGCTAGAAACCTCGATTTTATTAAAGCTGCCAAATTACGTGATGAGATTGCTGCATTGAAAGCCACATAA
- a CDS encoding Rhomboid family protein produces the protein MFNNIPPLTRNLIIINVIVFILVWLMQNDQITMYLAAFYPFSPFFHSWQIITHMFMHGSFMHILFNMMTLYSFGPVLEQVLGEKKYLLLYFVSGLGAFFLFNLWNFVEIEQIKASLQSFGFDLDGYLRGARVMFSGNSAQIAEQQGLVAAMQDIITIPMVGASGAIFGVIAAFATLYPDAKIMLMFIPVPVKVKYLMPVVIIVSIYLGVSGNVGGIAHLAHVGGALVGFILARIWRKHLYRFN, from the coding sequence ATGTTCAATAATATACCGCCGCTCACGCGCAACCTAATTATCATCAATGTTATTGTGTTCATCCTGGTTTGGCTGATGCAAAACGATCAGATCACGATGTATCTGGCGGCGTTTTATCCTTTTTCACCCTTTTTCCATTCATGGCAAATCATCACGCACATGTTTATGCATGGCAGTTTTATGCATATTCTGTTTAATATGATGACGCTTTACAGTTTTGGTCCGGTGCTGGAGCAAGTCTTAGGTGAAAAAAAATATCTGCTGCTCTATTTTGTAAGCGGGCTCGGTGCATTTTTCCTATTTAACCTGTGGAATTTTGTTGAAATAGAACAGATCAAAGCCAGCCTTCAATCTTTCGGCTTCGATCTGGACGGTTATCTGCGCGGTGCGCGCGTTATGTTCTCCGGAAATTCGGCGCAAATTGCGGAACAGCAGGGTTTGGTTGCAGCGATGCAGGATATCATCACAATTCCGATGGTTGGCGCTTCGGGTGCAATCTTTGGGGTTATCGCGGCTTTTGCAACGCTTTATCCGGACGCTAAAATAATGCTGATGTTTATTCCGGTGCCGGTTAAAGTAAAATATCTGATGCCGGTCGTCATCATCGTGTCAATTTATTTGGGAGTCTCTGGAAATGTGGGTGGCATCGCGCATCTGGCACACGTTGGCGGCGCGCTGGTTGGATTCATTCTCGCTAGGATTTGGAGAAAACATCTTTACCGTTTTAATTAA
- a CDS encoding AP endonuclease domain protein has translation MKIIRFLLTAAHLVILALLLGTLLNSGIAPKTFPWINVLSLTFAPLMILNVCLIILWVIMWKKRALFFLAVSLLLINPTRRWLNFTGESNEKANLKIVTMNIKGGGYGREAIYEYLNTSGADVVLAQEHMGELSVPGYSHRTDTYELTALNSKTEILHQEKIKTSENGEAFFADIRINGKTIRFVNIYLNPFSFDKSKVKPSEDYDKNKRKLRYILSTLIPTFKAHQDEVSVIKKTIAESPYPVIVAGDFNAVPNSYEYYQLSENLKDVFVETGNGNSTSFHDYKIPIRIDYVFCSEEITPVRYTVDRRAKMSDHYPIIAEFKIN, from the coding sequence GTGAAGATTATCCGGTTTCTTTTAACGGCTGCGCATCTCGTTATTCTGGCTTTACTGCTTGGGACGCTGCTGAATTCGGGAATAGCTCCTAAAACTTTTCCATGGATTAATGTGCTTTCGCTCACATTCGCACCGCTGATGATTTTAAATGTCTGCCTGATTATTCTGTGGGTGATCATGTGGAAAAAACGCGCATTGTTTTTTCTGGCTGTTTCGCTTTTGCTCATCAACCCTACGAGAAGATGGCTTAATTTCACTGGTGAAAGCAACGAAAAAGCAAACCTAAAGATTGTCACCATGAATATAAAAGGCGGTGGCTACGGTCGGGAAGCTATTTACGAATATTTAAATACCAGCGGAGCAGATGTAGTTCTGGCGCAGGAGCATATGGGCGAACTAAGTGTGCCAGGTTACAGCCACCGCACTGACACGTACGAACTCACTGCGCTCAATTCAAAAACAGAAATCCTGCATCAGGAAAAAATTAAAACCTCAGAAAATGGCGAAGCTTTCTTCGCTGACATCAGAATAAACGGCAAAACAATCAGGTTTGTAAATATTTATCTGAACCCTTTTTCGTTCGATAAAAGCAAAGTGAAACCCAGCGAAGACTACGACAAAAACAAACGCAAACTCCGTTATATCCTCAGTACGCTGATACCCACCTTCAAAGCTCATCAGGACGAAGTGAGCGTAATAAAAAAAACCATTGCTGAATCTCCGTATCCTGTTATTGTCGCCGGCGATTTCAATGCGGTACCCAATTCGTACGAATATTATCAGCTTTCCGAAAATTTAAAAGATGTCTTCGTAGAGACCGGAAACGGAAATTCCACGAGTTTCCATGATTATAAGATACCGATCCGGATCGATTATGTTTTCTGTTCTGAAGAAATAACGCCCGTGCGTTACACCGTGGACCGCCGCGCGAAAATGTCGGACCATTATCCTATTATTGCCGAATTTAAAATTAATTAA
- a CDS encoding membrane protein, putative → MLLKNNIMPNRKHQISEVKIKQIFLLAVILLLAGIICYHLALFIPAVLGAITLYIISRKYNIYLQEEKEWKPWAASTVIIVATLIILILPIYFIGDLLIEKLGNASAYMQKFNVFVDKIHDYVYSKTKIDVLSKDNLNKLKDSVGKYSTLALSSTFNTLTVVASMYFILYFMLEKPRLFERLVKSSAPLKKSNINLLGDKIRKMVIANAIGIPVVAIGQGIVAVIGYFIFDAPSAILLFALTAVASMIPIVGAAIVYVPVCIFMIAEGNTGQGLGLAAYCMVAVGLTDNLLRFTLLKRLENIHPLNTVFGIIVGMKIFGFMGLIFGPILVSITVLLIQVYRDEFSEDENELIMPEPKEIEEKIDLSI, encoded by the coding sequence TTGCTTTTGAAAAATAACATTATGCCCAATAGAAAACATCAGATAAGTGAGGTAAAGATCAAGCAGATCTTCCTGCTAGCCGTTATTCTGCTCCTGGCTGGAATAATCTGTTATCATCTGGCACTTTTCATTCCGGCAGTGCTCGGCGCCATTACGCTCTATATAATTTCGAGGAAATACAATATTTACCTTCAGGAAGAAAAAGAGTGGAAACCTTGGGCAGCATCAACCGTCATCATTGTGGCTACGCTTATTATTTTAATTCTGCCAATCTATTTTATTGGTGATTTACTGATCGAAAAATTAGGAAATGCTTCTGCCTACATGCAGAAATTTAATGTGTTTGTAGACAAGATCCACGATTATGTGTATTCAAAAACGAAAATTGACGTCCTGAGTAAAGACAACCTGAATAAACTAAAGGATTCGGTGGGTAAATATTCAACCTTGGCGTTAAGCAGTACGTTCAATACACTCACCGTCGTCGCGTCGATGTATTTCATTCTGTATTTCATGCTCGAAAAACCGCGTCTTTTTGAACGTCTGGTGAAGAGTTCAGCTCCGTTAAAAAAGTCGAACATTAATTTATTAGGCGATAAAATCAGGAAAATGGTAATCGCTAACGCCATTGGTATCCCGGTTGTGGCGATCGGGCAGGGAATTGTGGCCGTAATCGGATATTTTATTTTCGATGCGCCAAGTGCCATCCTGCTTTTCGCACTAACGGCCGTCGCATCGATGATCCCGATTGTAGGTGCAGCAATTGTCTACGTGCCCGTTTGCATCTTTATGATTGCCGAAGGAAACACCGGCCAGGGTTTAGGTCTCGCGGCTTACTGTATGGTTGCAGTAGGTTTAACAGACAATCTGTTAAGATTTACACTATTGAAGCGGCTTGAAAACATTCATCCGCTGAACACAGTATTTGGCATCATCGTCGGCATGAAGATCTTTGGTTTTATGGGTTTGATATTCGGGCCGATACTTGTGTCGATCACGGTTTTACTCATTCAGGTGTACCGCGATGAATTTTCAGAAGACGAAAACGAACTCATTATGCCCGAGCCGAAGGAAATTGAAGAAAAAATAGATTTAAGTATATAA
- a CDS encoding Aminodeoxychorismate lyase — protein sequence MSRFIESIKIEDQQMYLLDLHQRRVDETFAHFGKEGSINLAKIYKSLEHDGDGLFKLKISYDLDKNFRTQIIPYAISEIDSFRLVENNSYDYSFKFEDRAPLELMLRQAKTDEIIIVKNNHITDTSFSNILFKKGKDWFTPTTCLLNGVQRQHLLKTKKIKSAEITVQNLDEYSHFQLINAMNDFDDMFIYPLSKITNLPE from the coding sequence ATGTCCCGATTTATTGAAAGTATTAAGATAGAAGATCAGCAAATGTATCTCCTCGATCTGCACCAGCGGCGCGTGGATGAGACTTTCGCGCATTTCGGGAAAGAAGGTTCGATTAATTTGGCCAAGATCTACAAAAGTCTTGAGCATGACGGCGACGGCCTTTTTAAGTTAAAGATAAGTTACGATTTAGATAAGAATTTCCGTACGCAGATCATTCCGTATGCGATCTCCGAGATCGACAGTTTTCGGCTCGTTGAGAACAATTCTTATGATTACTCTTTTAAGTTTGAGGATCGCGCACCGCTCGAGCTGATGCTGCGTCAGGCTAAAACAGATGAAATTATTATTGTAAAAAACAATCACATTACAGATACGTCATTCTCCAATATTCTGTTCAAAAAGGGGAAAGACTGGTTCACGCCCACGACCTGCCTACTAAACGGGGTTCAGCGTCAACATCTTCTGAAAACAAAGAAGATAAAATCGGCCGAAATCACGGTGCAGAATCTGGATGAATACTCACATTTTCAGCTGATTAACGCGATGAACGACTTCGATGATATGTTTATTTACCCACTTTCGAAAATCACCAATCTTCCCGAATAA
- a CDS encoding DNA mismatch repair protein MutL, translated as MCLNKLMSDIIKLLPDHVANQIAAGEVVQRPASIVKELMENAIDAHATKVELIIRDAGKNLIQVVDNGSGMSDTDARLAFERHATSKINCTEDIFRISTKGFRGEALASIAAVAQVELRTKTKDAVTGTNIYIEGGGFQFQEPIQTAEGSNFLVKNLFYNVPARRKFLKNNNVEFRHIIDEFQRVALAHENVDFELFHNDDIIFRLRKSGLLQRIVEVFGRKLHPLLIPIKEDLGWVKLSGFVAKPEGAKKVRGEQFFFVNGRYFKSPYFNKAVQEAFEGLLLPGYIPTFFLFLELDPEKVDVNIHPQKTEVKFEDENLIFALVRSTIKKSLGIYNVAPSLDFEKDVTMDAFVHQKNGGNVYHAPDVTVDRDYNPFLEERASAGDHAAMTEIYQQSASAKPSKINLFEEEDFDEDLMRLPNGYWLFNRNGKTLMLDLGRMHRLIVSERNAKKKKNVEQHTLLFSLEYHMNETEKNKFRSIKKYLPSLGFEMVIANDNVLRIDAVPEGLKESQVMKFMEQLFDILEYRTEDEFLNFYNNQWVKIQSRSRFDFLYKTDAEHLIKDFTALGFPEYLPSGKRCFIELPLEDLKNKF; from the coding sequence TTGTGCCTCAATAAGTTAATGTCGGATATAATTAAACTTTTACCAGATCATGTTGCTAACCAAATCGCCGCCGGCGAAGTGGTGCAGCGGCCTGCGTCAATCGTAAAAGAACTGATGGAAAATGCCATCGATGCACACGCAACAAAAGTAGAACTCATCATCCGCGACGCCGGAAAGAACCTTATTCAAGTGGTGGATAACGGCAGTGGAATGAGCGATACCGACGCACGTCTTGCTTTTGAAAGGCACGCGACTTCAAAGATAAACTGCACCGAAGATATTTTCCGCATTTCTACAAAAGGTTTCCGGGGCGAAGCTTTGGCATCCATCGCTGCCGTAGCGCAGGTTGAACTTCGAACCAAAACAAAAGATGCCGTAACCGGCACAAATATTTATATCGAAGGTGGCGGATTTCAGTTTCAGGAACCCATACAAACCGCAGAAGGATCTAATTTCCTGGTGAAGAATCTGTTTTATAACGTGCCGGCGCGGAGGAAATTCCTTAAAAATAATAATGTTGAATTCCGGCATATTATTGATGAGTTTCAGCGCGTTGCCTTAGCGCATGAAAATGTAGATTTTGAGCTTTTTCACAATGATGATATCATTTTCAGACTCAGGAAATCGGGCCTGTTGCAAAGGATCGTAGAGGTTTTCGGGCGCAAGCTCCATCCGTTGCTGATTCCTATTAAAGAAGATCTCGGTTGGGTGAAACTCAGTGGATTTGTAGCCAAACCCGAAGGCGCCAAGAAAGTTCGCGGCGAGCAGTTTTTCTTCGTGAACGGGCGCTACTTCAAAAGCCCTTACTTCAACAAAGCCGTACAGGAAGCTTTCGAAGGCCTTCTGTTGCCGGGTTATATCCCAACTTTTTTTCTTTTTCTGGAACTTGACCCCGAGAAAGTTGACGTTAACATACATCCGCAAAAAACGGAGGTGAAATTTGAGGATGAAAATCTGATCTTCGCGTTGGTACGTTCCACCATTAAAAAATCGTTAGGGATTTATAATGTAGCGCCAAGCCTCGACTTCGAAAAAGATGTGACGATGGACGCTTTCGTTCATCAGAAAAATGGCGGAAACGTGTACCACGCCCCGGACGTTACCGTCGACCGCGACTACAATCCCTTCCTCGAAGAACGCGCTTCGGCAGGCGATCACGCGGCTATGACCGAAATTTATCAGCAATCGGCTTCTGCGAAACCATCAAAAATAAACCTTTTCGAAGAGGAAGATTTTGATGAGGATCTGATGCGACTTCCTAACGGATACTGGCTTTTCAACCGAAACGGTAAGACTTTAATGCTTGATCTGGGCCGGATGCACCGCCTTATTGTTTCCGAGCGGAATGCGAAGAAAAAAAAGAACGTCGAGCAGCACACACTTCTTTTTTCGCTGGAGTATCATATGAATGAAACGGAAAAGAATAAGTTCCGTTCCATTAAAAAATATTTACCCTCACTGGGTTTTGAAATGGTGATTGCCAATGACAACGTCTTGAGGATTGATGCGGTTCCGGAAGGCTTGAAGGAATCTCAGGTAATGAAGTTCATGGAGCAGCTGTTTGATATTCTGGAATACCGCACCGAAGATGAATTCCTGAATTTTTACAATAACCAGTGGGTGAAGATCCAAAGCAGATCTCGCTTCGATTTTCTGTATAAAACAGATGCCGAACACCTGATCAAAGATTTCACGGCGCTGGGCTTTCCGGAATATCTGCCATCTGGTAAGCGGTGTTTTATCGAGCTTCCGCTCGAAGATTTAAAGAATAAATTTTAA
- a CDS encoding Para-aminobenzoate synthase, aminase component produces the protein MMFSAPHPNFDRMDELSMTKVPFFFMVDFLMENVEVYDEKQFLNSGLKTDFQSIASVKTPLKEHLGFHFKSIPEPAENYRRGFTLVQENLRAGNTYLANYTCRSEIETNLSLEEMYASAQAKYKVYYPEKFVFFSPETFVEIAGGRIFTHPMKGTIDAAAENAAEVLKADPKEKAEHYTVVDLLRNDLSIVADEVKVDEFQRIDLIKTNQKNLYAMSSEISGTLKPEFLGKVGSIMTALLPAGSILGAPKKKTLEIILEAENYHRGFYTGVCGWFDGENLDSCVMIRFIEKENGKLYFKSGGGITHLSKFADEYQEMKNKIYVPIY, from the coding sequence TTGATGTTTAGCGCTCCGCACCCAAATTTCGACCGAATGGATGAACTTTCAATGACGAAAGTTCCTTTCTTTTTTATGGTGGATTTTCTGATGGAAAATGTTGAAGTTTATGATGAAAAACAATTTCTGAATTCCGGCTTAAAAACGGATTTTCAATCTATTGCAAGCGTTAAAACTCCATTGAAAGAACACTTGGGATTTCACTTTAAATCAATTCCCGAACCCGCCGAAAATTACCGCCGCGGCTTTACTTTGGTTCAGGAAAATCTGCGCGCTGGCAACACTTATCTTGCAAACTACACCTGCAGATCCGAGATTGAAACTAACCTGTCACTTGAAGAAATGTACGCAAGTGCGCAGGCTAAATACAAGGTATATTATCCCGAAAAGTTTGTATTTTTTTCACCTGAGACTTTTGTAGAAATTGCCGGCGGCCGCATTTTTACACACCCAATGAAAGGCACCATCGATGCTGCAGCAGAAAATGCAGCAGAAGTTTTAAAGGCTGATCCAAAGGAAAAAGCTGAGCATTACACCGTAGTGGATCTGCTAAGAAACGACCTGAGTATCGTTGCAGATGAGGTGAAAGTGGATGAATTTCAGCGGATAGACCTGATTAAAACCAACCAAAAAAACCTATACGCGATGAGTTCTGAAATTTCGGGCACGCTGAAACCGGAATTTCTAGGGAAAGTTGGCAGTATCATGACGGCTTTGCTTCCTGCGGGATCCATTCTCGGTGCGCCAAAAAAGAAAACGTTAGAAATAATTCTGGAAGCAGAAAATTATCACCGGGGCTTCTATACCGGCGTTTGCGGTTGGTTCGACGGCGAAAACCTCGACTCCTGTGTGATGATAAGGTTTATTGAAAAAGAAAACGGAAAATTATACTTTAAAAGTGGGGGCGGCATTACGCATTTAAGTAAATTTGCCGACGAGTACCAAGAAATGAAAAACAAAATTTATGTCCCGATTTATTGA